In a single window of the Notamacropus eugenii isolate mMacEug1 chromosome 4, mMacEug1.pri_v2, whole genome shotgun sequence genome:
- the LOC140502236 gene encoding vomeronasal type-1 receptor 4-like has translation MNSTLREIMYLGYVFFSVTTIGTIANFIFFTSYLLNVIAGLKISSLTVIFIQLTLVNSIMLISKGVPQTLQGLGWNNFLDDVGCKVVFYFRRLNQGLSISLTCLLCIFQAITISSINSMWAGLKVRLTTHITLSYVFCWIFNMLIEIPVPISTRSPRSSSNFTNAFDNGFCTAEDIMGVYLVMTTFRNALCLGLMVLASGYMVILLHKHHQHIQKIRSTKCSSRRHPEIKATQTILLLMSTFVSFYALTSIFTLLLSYFDQKSPWMLSTSIFLSLCYPTFSPFLLIPRLCRPTCNFLVK, from the coding sequence atgaATTCAACACTTCGAGAAATCATGTACCTTGGCTATGTGTTTTTCTCTGTGACCACAATAGGTACTATagcaaatttcattttctttacttcttaTTTGTTAAATGTCATTGCTGGCCTCAAGATAAGTTCTTTAACCGTTATATTCATCCAGCTGACCTTGGTGAACTCCATTATGCTTATTAGCAAGGGAGTCCCACAGACATTGCAGGGTTTAGGGTGGAACAATTTTCTGGATGATGTTGGGTGTAAAGTTGTATTTTACTTTCGCAGACTGAATCAAGGGCTTTCAATTTCCTTGACTTGCCTCCTGTGTATCTTCCAGGCCATCACCATCAGCTCCATCAATTCCATGTGGGCAGGACTCAAAGTCAGACTTACAACACATATCACCCTCTCTTATGTCTTTTGTTGGATCTTCAATATGCTCATAGAAATTCCTGTTCCAATAAGTACAAGAAGTCCAAGGAGCAGCAGCAACTTCACAAATGCATTTGATAATGGGTTTTGTACTGCAGAAGATATTATGGGTGTTTATTTGGTAATGACCACTTTCAGAAATGCGCTTTGTTTGGGGCTCATGGTCTTGGCCAGTGGCTACATGGTGATTCTCCTACACAAACACCACCAACATATCCAGAAAATTCGAAGCACCAAATGCTCATCCAGAAGGCACCCTGAGATCAAAGCCACCCAAACCATCCTCTTACTCATGAGCACATTTGTCAGCTTTTATGCACTCACCTCCATTTTTACTCTTCTCCTTAGTTATTTTGACCAAAAGTCTCCCTGGATGTTGTCTACCTCTATCTTCCTGTCACTATGTTACCCAACCTTCAGTCCCTTTCTGTTGATCCCCAGACTCTGTAGGCCTACCTGTAATTTCTTAGTCAAGTGA